The Nicotiana tabacum cultivar K326 chromosome 5, ASM71507v2, whole genome shotgun sequence sequence TGTACGCGCGTTGCACGTGTATCCTATCTTAATaagtataaaatagtaaaaattacataaatattttattataaattatttgagTAATGAAATAAAGATGACAGAGGTACATTGTCTTCAAAAAtccaagaaagaaaaaatataaattatcagTTAAGCTTTCAATTTGAACATCTTTCATTTAATTTAGCCCTTTCATGCTTACTATAACTGGTTATTTCGCTTTTCTATTAGCGGCTTTAACTAGAACCTCAGCTCTATTTATTGGTCTGAGCAAGATACTTATTATTTAAACTGAATatttaaaattacaaattaattttATGAAAATAACTCCAATTTGTAAACCTAATAATAGATATTATCTAAAAAATATTGTCGAAACACTTACGGAATCAAATTTCAAGAATAGTTATGAGTAAATATcaatcaaatttttaaaaaacacTTGTAAATTGAGTTTTACTAACCGTGAATAGGTTatatgaaagaaaaatagagGGAAAAAATTGTTCTTATGtggttaaaaatttaaaatataatgacAAAAAGCCGAAGAATCATTTTTTTGTGGCAGTTTTCTTGTCAGAAACAACTTTGCCTATTTTTCATAGTCTTTTGTTTTCTTGATATTGCATCCTTATTAAGGAACACTAAAATCTGTCAAATTAAGCTTCAAAATTAGAAATAACTACATAAGagttatttaaaaaaatagatactTCATTGAGGAATATAGGCGAGAATGCTCTCCCcatctaaattttcaaaaaatattatatttatattacaaagtccaaataagaaaaaaatttagGTAAAATACTAAACTTTTAAAATCTTATATAGAAATTCTTACAAAGTagttaaaataaggaaaaaattacTCCTAAATATTCGGGAAGCATTAAATGACTAATTTGTCTAGTATGaaacttagagcccgtttggcttagctgatttagagtagctgataaacattaggtgctgaaaatcacttttaagtgctgaaatttatttaaaaaataagcagttatgtgtttggataaaagtgctaaaattaataatatgcacctgaagaactgggtatacgaagagttttgttttaaaaagaagtattttagggatagaatagtaaatattttggtcaaacttaaagtgcttataagctgaaatttgataagttgggggagaccaacttatggcttttgacttatttttggcttataagcacttaacttataaacacttttaattttaccaaacgcgtagataagccaaaaagtgcttataagccaatttgaccagcttataagcttaaccaaacaccctcttatttttaaaagataaaaaaggcgaacaataTTTTGTTAAGGGGCTTCATGTTTTTAATATAGCGCATGACCCTCGTATTAATAAgaacaaacttttaaaaataatatacgTGAATGCGTAATTTAAATTAGCTTGTGAATAAATTCAACTACTAATACAAATACGTAAATTCAAAATTCAACTACTAATACAAATCTTTTTGCTCAATACCCGAACAACACAAAGTTTTGATAATAAAATATGAAATCGTTGTTTCTTTAATAGAAGTAGCCgcttatataattcaaataaggtTTAATTGTGTATAATTCAAATAGACAAAGaaaatattatcaaaaaataaatactCCTAAATCAAAAAGAAGTTCAAAGTGTTTTGTTTTTTTCTAAACCTAAAAGGAGTACAACGTATGAATGAACTTGAAATTTGAATAATATGTCAAATTGAGCTGCGTGTGAATAATATGtcaaaattttattaactaaaaaagaCCCTTCTAAACCTAAAAAGAGAAATTTGATACTCCAACGTATGAATGAACTTGAACATGAACAAAACTTTCATAGTGtattaaaacataaaagttgttaggaaataattaaatgattactCCTAAATAATAGGgaattaattaaatgactattcctaaatagtAGGAAACTAATTAAATCTTTATTCCTAAatataggaaaataattaaataatatttttaaatattagaaaaataatggaatgactattttgtccagtgtgaacattattttaaaagggtaaaaaaggcgaacgacatttcactaaggaccttcgtgcttttaatatagtatagatagattaCTTATGGAAAAAAATATACCAGCAACACATACTTTAAAATTAGTTAAATAATAGTTTAGTAGATGGATAAAGGGATTGGGTATCATTTGACAGATTAGACTAAATTTAAATAAGCAATCCCAATTACAATTTACCTAGTCCAAAATTCAAATGATGCCCCATCCCAAAAATATATTCTTACAAACtatatttatgtttttatttttatttttattttttaatcgcGGCTACTTGACAATTTTAAAAAATTGTTAAATGCTTACTGATAAATCACAAGTCATAAAggacatttttgtcattttacctcTTATCTAAAAACATCTTTTACTCAAATCCAACACTCCAGTAGTCCTCGAACAAACAACAATGGCAGTTTCAACCTCATTTTCTCTCTCAAAACTTCACTTTCttccaaaacaaaaacaaacccaaTTCACCTTATCAACTAAAGCTCCaaactttctcttcttttcaagaAAAAGAGCCCAATTTCCAGCACCCATTATCAGTATTCCATCTCAGAACTTGAAATATAATGCTGCCATTGTTTTGGGTGTCACTGGACTTGGTTTTACATTGTTAAATGTGGGACCTGCCTCTGGTTCTGAATTGGCTTTAATGGGTTCTTCATTCCAATTTAATGAACCCTCAAATGCTCTCTCATTACACACTTGGGCTAGTCATGTTTCTAGTGTTGTTGAGTGGTAATTTCTCTTTTTAAGTTTATGTGATTATATTTATCTTTCTGGCCCTATTTGTGGATATTGCTTGTTTTTtactgtttatttcatttttcttgagccgagggtctctcgcaaacaacctctctatcctctccagaccccacgTGTAGGATTtgactgggttgttgttgttgttgatatttgcctGAAAAGGAGTTTATGTTTTTAATTTGATCCATATATTATTAGAGGCGGATCAATTACTTTATGCGTTCGAGATTCTATCACGGTTCATTTAATTTATTGGTCCAAAATCTATCATTTTTACTAATTTAGTAAGTATTTAAACGGAAGGGGAGCCTTGatataactggtaaagttgctgtcatgtgaccaggaggtcattTGTTCGAGCTATGGAAATAGCCTtttgcaaaaatgcagggtaaggttgcataacttagtgcaccgggctgcctttttAGTAAGTATTTAAACACCTCTACAAGGTTTGAGCTAAAGCTACTGAGTTCAGAATACTCTGTAACATATGCTATGGATTAGCCCCGGATTAATATTATTGGTAAAATGTCCAAATTTACCCGTCTACTATTTGAAATATCTTAATTTTAACCTCCATTATACTTTGAGGTCGCCATACTCTTGACATTACCAAATCGCCTCATGTTTGCCCTTGGCTTTAAAGAAGCTCCCACATGGGTTAGTGAATTTAGTGCCTGAAAATACTTGGGGAAAAGTGTTTAAATTTACTCTTCTACGTTCGACTGTTGTTTATAATTATTCTCCGTAGCTCTGCTAGGGTCAAGGGCAAGTACCAGTAATATAAACTTGTATTCGCTCGATCAGAAAAGAATGAACCTATTTGATcgggcacgaaatttaagaaagaatGAAGTTATTTGACCGTGGTTGTTTCTacgggttcgagctgtggaaacagcctcttgcagaaatgtagggttAGGCTGCGTACAACAGACcattgtggtccggcccttccccgggcCTTGCATAAACGCGAGATGCTTCGTGTACCGGGCTGTCATTTTAAATTATTACATCTTATATTAATTTGAATAATATAATGAATTTGAATGCTTGAAAATTGTGGAAATTGGGATAGGAGGAGTATTGCAATGTGCAGTGCACTTCATCGCAGTATGGGGTTGGCAAGTTGATCTGTTCAtatgttctttttttctttcgtGTTAAATGAAATGACTGATTATTTACTTTGTACAAAAGGGTAACTGCTATGGCTCTGGTTTGGCAATATGGGGAGAAGTCAGGTTATGAATCTTGGAAGGGACTCTCCTGGGCTATGGTAGGCAATCTTGCTCATACTTGTTTGTTTAATTTGCTTGAGTTCTGTACTTTATGCCTACAATATTGAATCTGATTTATGTCAACGAGCTTCACATTAACTGTATATACTTTTTGAAAACGAGTTAGCTCAACGCGTGAAAAATTTCAGTTTGGTTGATGACAAATGCTATATTGGCACTTCTAAATGTTTGTTTGAACTGTTGTTAATGAGACGACAGTTTAGTAGACTTGGCATCGTAAATAGGCAGTTGAACTCAAATATTCCAGAAAGAACAATCTTTGAAATTTTTTTGTTGCTCAAAAGACAAGAATTTTCCATGCTATGTACTATATAGAACTTGAAAAAAATAAGTTGGGTGTATTCATTTGTAAACTCTGTAGAGCGAGTCAAAACAGAACTACGTGCCAAGCTTTGCGACATGGTAAACTCATTCACTGTAATATAAGAGTCGCGGAACATCTGATCAGGGCCTATATCTGGTCCAGTCGAAATGTTTGTTATACTTAAACTGTGTTCTTCTGGATGTACAGAACAGTCTTTCATGTTAATTATAAAGTGTGTTCTCATATGTTTAATCAGACAATAGTCTAAATGTCTTTATTCGTCTCTTTTCTCTTGTTATAGTAATGACTATGCTAAGTTGCTTTAGGCCTTTAaactttttgtcttttaattctCTCTTTGTGGATTGTCGCCGAGCTTACTTAATTAGCCCATTAACATTTTATTACCAAAACAGTAATAAACAGAATCAATAAGAAACCGAAATGAGTATATTCACTGTCGCCCCTTATTGCAGTCAACTTATCATTCTTTGATGATTCCGATTATCTTCCACCAATCCATTTCCTAAATTCTACCAATCCCAAACTTTGTGGAGGATAGTTGTATCTTTTATTGATTCATGGCTGACTCTTTGAGGGAGAATATGGTGTTTATGAAGTCTTTTTTCCAATATCATCATCAGCCAAaagcaacaataacaaccacGCCTCAATTCCAAACAGGTATCATCAACCAAGATGCAAAATTTGTTCTTGTGGCTTTTAACCTACCTAAATGACATTGCTGTCCAACTGTGAAATGCTTCATAGAGAGCGCCAGAGCGGCAGCAGAAAACATGTACATGTGACACAGGTTGTTGAGGTTACGCTCCCATCACAGTGCTACTGTTATATAGTTGGTGGCCATCTATGGAGTTTAGAACTTCTTTCTCTTCAGGTTTCCTTTTTCACTTTCATACCTTTCCCATCTCACGGCTAAGATAGTTCAAAAGTCTAAATTTTGTTGATTTTGATTATTGAATTTCTTTCTAAATTTAGAAGTCATTCACAAAGAGAGTTTTTCAGGTTGCGAGAATATATTCTTTTCATAACAAACTGATGTGTTTTATTTGATTGGTCATTCTGAGTTATGACTTCATGTATCTCTTCGATCGTTTAGCTCCTGTATTCCTTTCCCCCCATCTTTGTATCTGGTTCCTTTGTTTTTTGCTCTGTTGTTGGCTCGTAAATGatgttttttgtttatttgtcatgttgaattaTCCCTTTATTATTCTCTTTGATCATTTATCACTTATCTCCATTACTTTTTCCCCATTTGTGCGTCTTGTTGGCTTGTAATTTTCTTAATTGGTCGTGTTGAATTATCACTTTATGATTCTCTTCGATCATTTTGCACGTATCTCCATTTCTTTTTTCCCCATCCTTGCGTCTTGTTGGCTCATAAGTGACTTCATTACGACTTTTTAATTTAGGTGCCCCTGCTCGGAGGAGCACTCTGCGCCTGCACTTGGCATTTCTTTTATAATTCGGAGTCTCTTGAGGTAAGTAGATGTAATTCTTTTCCTAGAACGAAAATTATGAACTTCTATTGGAATAATGATTGCAGTGACATTCAGCCGAGTATATAATATGACAGTTTGACTATCCTAATACGCAGCCTGGTTTAGATATAAGCCCCTTCATATTCTCTTGTGAATAATCTTTACAAAATATGTTGAGCCCTATGTAGTTtttcttgagccgatggtcttTGGGAAACAACCTCTCCCTCCACCCTTTTCCCTCCCCCTCGTAAGGTAGGGATAAGGACTTCGTACACTTTACTCTCCCCGGACCTCACaatgtgggattacactgggtgtgttgttgttgttaagccctatacaacatcaacaacaacaaacccagttaaTTCCCACAAGTGTGATCTAAGGAGCTGTtgatgtacgcaaccttacccctagCCTAGAAGACAGAGAGGTTATTTCCGGAAGACCCTCGgcttaagaaaaaataaaaataagcaatGGCAACAAGTATAAACAACAATAAGATAAAAAGAGGACCGAAGGGACGAATAACGAAAGCAAAAATGTTGATATGAGAACTGGTTCTCATTCCCTTATAGGCCGCCGTTAACATGCATTTAGGCTTAAAATCTTCGGTATAGCAGAATTTTTTTTTCTGTCATGGAGATATGACTAACGTTTCGTTCATGAATTTCAGGTAGTAGTGGCTCTCCAAGCAGCTTTGACAGTAATTGGTAATGCCACAATGTGCTTTGCAGCATTCCGGATATACAGATTGTCACAGCAGCAGTCAAAAGAGCTGTGAGCGTCGAGTCCAGTATACTTTCTCCAGTCTTCTCATCGGATCAAGTCTCTGCGTCTATCTGGTAACTTGTGCTGTTTACCTCTTATGCACCGTAGTGCTTAGGTAAACCATCTCTAAATTGTTTTCACCGGAAAACAACAATAGGAAGAGGAAAATATGGCGCATACTGAGACACGATG is a genomic window containing:
- the LOC107795093 gene encoding uncharacterized protein LOC107795093, with protein sequence MAVSTSFSLSKLHFLPKQKQTQFTLSTKAPNFLFFSRKRAQFPAPIISIPSQNLKYNAAIVLGVTGLGFTLLNVGPASGSELALMGSSFQFNEPSNALSLHTWASHVSSVVEWVTAMALVWQYGEKSGYESWKGLSWAMVPLLGGALCACTWHFFYNSESLEVVVALQAALTVIGNATMCFAAFRIYRLSQQQSKEL